One Chitinophagales bacterium genomic window carries:
- a CDS encoding oxidoreductase yields MHVVITGATKGIGRAVAEKFAEQGAQLIVCARNKNDLDNLAHQLKHKYECNILPVACDVSEKKQIKAFARKIKKTWKKLDVLVNNAGLFIPGLVTEEPDGMMEELMQVNFFSAYYLTRELLELMIPHRTGHIFNMCSVAALKAYPNGGSYSIAKHALLGFSRALREELKKHNIRVTTLLPGATYTSSWESSQLPEKRFMDARDLAEIIYSIYSLSERTVVEDIVLRPLLGDI; encoded by the coding sequence ATGCATGTAGTAATTACGGGAGCAACCAAGGGTATCGGGCGTGCGGTGGCAGAAAAATTTGCCGAACAGGGAGCCCAGCTTATCGTTTGCGCCCGCAATAAAAACGATCTGGATAACCTGGCCCACCAACTTAAACACAAGTATGAGTGCAATATTTTGCCTGTGGCTTGTGATGTGTCGGAAAAAAAGCAGATTAAAGCTTTTGCCAGAAAAATTAAAAAAACATGGAAAAAGCTGGATGTGTTGGTCAATAATGCAGGTCTTTTTATTCCCGGACTGGTTACCGAAGAGCCCGATGGTATGATGGAAGAACTTATGCAGGTCAACTTTTTCAGTGCTTATTATTTAACCCGCGAGCTGCTGGAGCTTATGATACCTCACCGGACGGGACACATATTTAACATGTGTTCTGTTGCTGCCTTAAAAGCTTATCCCAACGGTGGCTCGTACTCCATTGCAAAACACGCTCTGCTGGGCTTTTCACGGGCTCTACGTGAGGAACTCAAAAAACATAACATACGGGTCACTACACTGCTGCCGGGAGCCACCTACACTTCTTCCTGGGAATCTTCTCAACTGCCGGAGAAGCGGTTCATGGATGCCCGCGATCTGGCGGAAATCATTTACAGCATTTATTCCCTTTCGGAGCGAACCGTTGTGGAGGACATTGTGCTCAGGCCTCTGCTGGGCGATATCTGA
- a CDS encoding ABC transporter ATP-binding protein, with translation MIEVKNLSKSFNGQQVLKDISLVCEPGKTNLIIGRSGSGKTVLMKCMVGLLQPDTGQILYDGRNFVTMNRQEKKAMRMEFGMLFQGNALFDSMTVEDNVRFPLDMFTNLTSKEKKKRVDEVLKQVNLDGAQKKHPDEISGGMKKRVGIARAIILKPKYLFCDEPNSGLDPKTAIIIDDLISHLTKELNITTVVNTHDMNSVMGIGDKVIFLYQGRKHWEGSNKEILHTTDPELNDFIFASRFLQELKKSKSEL, from the coding sequence ATGATAGAGGTGAAAAACCTGAGCAAATCCTTTAATGGCCAACAGGTGCTAAAGGATATTTCACTTGTTTGTGAACCCGGCAAAACCAATCTGATCATCGGTCGCAGCGGCTCTGGCAAGACCGTGCTCATGAAATGCATGGTGGGATTGCTACAACCCGATACCGGCCAGATACTTTATGACGGCAGAAATTTTGTGACTATGAACCGGCAGGAAAAAAAAGCCATGCGGATGGAGTTCGGCATGCTTTTTCAAGGCAACGCCCTTTTTGATTCCATGACTGTGGAGGATAATGTGCGTTTCCCTCTGGACATGTTTACCAATCTTACTTCCAAAGAAAAGAAAAAGCGTGTGGATGAAGTGCTCAAACAGGTAAATCTGGATGGAGCTCAAAAGAAACATCCTGATGAAATAAGCGGGGGAATGAAAAAAAGGGTAGGTATAGCAAGAGCCATTATTCTGAAACCAAAGTATCTGTTTTGTGATGAACCCAACTCCGGCCTTGACCCGAAGACGGCTATAATCATTGATGATTTAATCTCGCATCTGACTAAAGAGCTAAACATCACCACCGTGGTGAATACCCATGATATGAACTCGGTTATGGGCATCGGAGATAAAGTGATTTTTCTGTATCAGGGCAGAAAACACTGGGAGGGTAGCAACAAAGAGATTCTGCATACCACCGATCCTGAACTGAATGACTTCATTTTTGCCTCTCGTTTTCTTCAGGAATTAAAAAAAAGTAAATCCGAGCTCTGA
- the yozB gene encoding hypothetical protein: MSERAYKKWIIAISVAVPVIVTALVFVKIPVEGINLRFFPQFHAILNSLTTVLLVAGFFFIKRKNIRLHKMCMLGAIGCSVVFLLSYVFYHAISEPTRFGGEGLIRPVYFFILISHIVLAAAILPFVLITVSRALMGQYARHKKIARWTFPVWLYVAVTGVAVYLLMGPYY, encoded by the coding sequence GTGAGCGAAAGGGCCTATAAAAAATGGATTATTGCCATATCTGTGGCTGTGCCGGTCATTGTCACGGCTCTGGTTTTTGTGAAGATTCCGGTTGAGGGAATAAATCTTCGGTTTTTTCCTCAGTTCCACGCCATTCTCAACAGCCTGACCACCGTGCTGCTGGTAGCCGGTTTTTTCTTTATCAAAAGAAAAAATATTCGTTTGCATAAAATGTGTATGCTGGGAGCTATCGGATGCTCTGTTGTTTTTCTGCTTTCCTATGTTTTCTATCACGCCATTTCTGAGCCCACCCGCTTTGGTGGCGAAGGTCTCATTCGTCCGGTGTATTTTTTCATACTGATAAGTCATATTGTATTGGCAGCGGCCATTTTGCCTTTTGTGTTGATAACCGTTTCACGCGCTTTGATGGGACAATATGCAAGACATAAAAAGATTGCCCGGTGGACATTTCCGGTCTGGCTTTATGTTGCCGTTACAGGGGTGGCTGTTTATCTGCTTATGGGTCCCTATTATTAG
- the nadK gene encoding NAD kinase, with product MQVAIYGRLIQAEDIMIIQKLFKLLSASGFELTVYAHYYDLLKEFLTPDRKITVFRTHEDIRNNCDYLISLGGDGTILDTLTLVRNSNIPILGINTGRLGFLASTGKDAIEDAVTALRERTYKIDRRTLIHLDSNKPLFGGVNYALNEFSIHKRDTSSMITIHTFINGELLNSYWADGLIIATPTGSTGYSLSCGGPIIFPSSENFVITPVAPHNLNVRPIIVSNDSVLSFEVEGRNESFLCTLDSRYEAIDSTFQLAVRKEDFTIGLMRIGDENYLNTIRNKLGWGADQRN from the coding sequence ATGCAGGTAGCTATCTATGGTCGTCTGATTCAGGCAGAGGATATCATGATAATTCAGAAACTGTTCAAACTGCTATCAGCAAGTGGTTTTGAGTTAACGGTGTATGCGCATTATTATGACCTGCTTAAGGAATTCCTCACACCGGATAGAAAGATAACAGTCTTCCGTACCCATGAAGATATTCGCAATAATTGTGATTATTTAATAAGCCTTGGAGGTGATGGGACGATTCTGGATACGCTCACTCTGGTACGCAACTCCAATATACCCATTCTCGGTATCAATACGGGCAGGTTGGGCTTTCTTGCCAGCACGGGTAAGGATGCCATTGAAGATGCGGTAACTGCCCTGCGGGAGAGAACCTATAAAATTGACAGGCGCACCCTGATTCATCTGGATTCCAACAAGCCGCTGTTCGGAGGCGTGAATTATGCGCTAAATGAGTTTTCTATTCATAAAAGAGATACCTCCTCTATGATTACCATTCACACGTTCATTAATGGAGAGCTGCTGAATTCATATTGGGCTGACGGGTTAATCATTGCTACTCCCACCGGCTCCACAGGTTACTCCCTAAGTTGCGGAGGGCCAATTATTTTTCCCTCCTCTGAAAATTTTGTTATTACTCCTGTAGCACCACATAATTTGAACGTGCGTCCGATTATTGTTTCCAATGATTCGGTGCTTTCGTTTGAAGTGGAGGGCAGAAATGAATCCTTCCTGTGTACGTTGGATTCGCGCTATGAAGCCATTGATTCCACTTTTCAGCTTGCCGTGCGCAAGGAAGATTTTACCATCGGGCTGATGCGTATAGGAGATGAGAATTATTTGAATACCATACG
- a CDS encoding cytochrome P450, translating to MTTSTLPLPPAPAKEHWLLGSGYHLATDTIAFLQEQCPQFDGIMRITSRFEKVMIVYHPDYIRYVLQENNRNYVKSFGYEVLKMLLGEGLLTSEGEFWRRQRRLIQPAFSRERLYSVFSIMTDCVREWMDELEKKRHQGPVNMQKEMMALALHVVARALFSSDVKDLVAAVGENMDIANESAIDRIRDPFRPPPWFPSPMNIRERRAIKALNHIIMRIIHQRRRTTTERLDLMGMLMATADEETGERMSDRQLRDEAITIFLAGHETTALALTWLWYCLHAYPDIEAKVRQEARQVLAGKTPRVEHLTQLEYTRMVIEETLRLYPPAWTIGRKALTEDRLGEYLIPAGYNLLMPAFIVHRDPKWWDNPETFDPLRFEKDKVKTRPRFTYFPFGGGPRLCVGNNFAMMEMLLAVSMTIQEYSFRKTDNEHPGLDPLITLRPKWPVMMEVIKI from the coding sequence ATGACAACCTCCACATTACCTTTGCCCCCTGCACCCGCCAAAGAACACTGGCTGCTGGGCAGCGGTTATCATTTAGCCACCGACACCATCGCCTTTCTGCAGGAACAATGTCCGCAGTTTGACGGAATCATGCGTATCACCTCCCGTTTTGAAAAAGTAATGATTGTTTATCATCCCGATTACATCCGCTATGTATTACAGGAAAATAATCGCAACTATGTTAAGAGTTTTGGTTATGAAGTGCTGAAAATGCTGCTGGGTGAAGGTTTGCTCACCAGTGAGGGAGAATTCTGGCGCAGGCAGCGCAGACTTATACAGCCAGCCTTCAGCCGCGAAAGATTGTATTCTGTTTTTTCCATAATGACCGATTGCGTCCGGGAATGGATGGATGAGCTGGAAAAAAAACGCCATCAGGGACCTGTAAATATGCAAAAGGAAATGATGGCTCTGGCGCTCCATGTTGTGGCGCGTGCCCTGTTCAGCTCTGATGTGAAAGACCTTGTTGCCGCGGTGGGGGAGAATATGGATATCGCCAATGAATCGGCCATTGACCGCATACGCGACCCATTCCGCCCTCCACCCTGGTTTCCCTCTCCGATGAATATCAGAGAAAGGAGGGCTATCAAGGCCCTTAACCACATCATCATGCGCATTATTCATCAGAGGCGCAGAACCACAACCGAAAGGCTTGATTTAATGGGCATGCTCATGGCTACAGCCGATGAAGAAACCGGTGAGCGTATGTCTGACCGGCAGCTGCGGGATGAGGCTATTACGATTTTTCTTGCCGGTCATGAAACAACCGCTCTGGCGCTTACCTGGCTATGGTATTGCCTGCATGCTTATCCCGATATTGAAGCTAAGGTCAGGCAGGAAGCCCGACAGGTGCTGGCCGGAAAAACACCCCGGGTGGAGCATCTTACACAATTGGAATACACACGCATGGTGATAGAGGAAACCCTGCGTCTCTATCCCCCGGCATGGACGATAGGCCGTAAAGCCCTGACAGAGGACCGACTGGGAGAATACCTGATTCCTGCAGGATACAATCTGCTTATGCCCGCCTTTATTGTGCATCGCGACCCGAAGTGGTGGGACAACCCGGAGACATTTGATCCTCTTCGCTTTGAAAAAGACAAAGTGAAAACCAGGCCGCGCTTTACCTATTTCCCCTTTGGCGGAGGGCCCCGACTATGTGTGGGAAACAATTTTGCGATGATGGAAATGCTGCTGGCGGTATCCATGACCATACAGGAATATAGTTTCCGTAAAACAGATAATGAGCATCCGGGATTGGATCCGCTGATAACCCTGCGTCCTAAGTGGCCCGTGATGATGGAAGTGATTAAGATTTAA
- a CDS encoding ABC transporter permease, which translates to MKALKMPFFYHFGRYLMMLGRCFARPERFVMYWKELLRQMTQIGVGSLGIISVMSLFIGAVTAVQFSYQLQDTFVPTWWIGFIVRNSMILELAPTFSSLLLAGKVGSHLASELGSMRNTEQIDALEIMGVNTYGYLVGPKILAAIIVFPLLIIFSVFFGIIGGLLAGISIGLYSVPEYVRGLQDELNPLDVQVMFLKTITFAFIITSISCYQGFYVSGGALEIGKASTRAVVFSSIVLIISNFIIAALIL; encoded by the coding sequence TTGAAGGCCTTAAAAATGCCTTTCTTTTATCATTTCGGAAGATATCTGATGATGCTGGGGCGTTGCTTTGCGCGGCCGGAAAGATTTGTAATGTATTGGAAAGAGCTCCTGCGGCAGATGACGCAGATTGGGGTTGGCTCGCTGGGAATCATCTCTGTTATGTCCCTGTTTATCGGAGCAGTAACGGCTGTTCAGTTCTCCTATCAACTACAGGATACGTTTGTGCCCACCTGGTGGATTGGATTTATTGTCCGTAATTCTATGATACTGGAGCTTGCGCCTACTTTTTCCAGTCTGCTGCTGGCAGGGAAAGTGGGCTCCCATCTGGCTTCTGAACTAGGCTCTATGCGTAACACCGAGCAGATTGATGCTTTGGAAATCATGGGTGTGAACACTTACGGATATCTGGTCGGGCCAAAAATTCTTGCAGCCATTATTGTGTTTCCGTTGCTCATCATTTTTTCGGTGTTTTTTGGTATTATCGGAGGACTGCTGGCCGGCATATCCATCGGCTTATACTCGGTGCCGGAGTACGTGCGCGGATTGCAGGATGAATTGAATCCGCTGGATGTACAGGTGATGTTTCTTAAAACAATCACCTTTGCCTTTATCATTACTTCCATTTCATGCTATCAGGGTTTTTATGTCTCCGGGGGAGCCCTGGAAATTGGCAAGGCCAGCACGCGGGCTGTGGTTTTCAGCAGCATTGTATTGATTATATCCAACTTTATTATCGCGGCACTGATACTATGA
- a CDS encoding bb3-type cytochrome oxidase subunit IV has translation MNSQAIKQEDLWGGGVSPFKVSYGKMMMWYFLLSDAFTFGALLITYGAIRFSHTDWPDPNEVFSAFPFMGHTYLPLMFVSFMTFTLIMSSVTMVRAVQEGARMNRKGVLLWLGLTILGGLTFLGSQAWEWTHLIHGGMTLTTPWTGTYHSTGETYTAPLVFGHLFFTITGFHGFHVTTGVLLNIIVFIQAWMGVFDRRGHYEMVEKVGLYWHFVDLVWVFVFLCFYLL, from the coding sequence AGGAAGACCTCTGGGGGGGCGGGGTTTCGCCCTTTAAAGTCAGCTACGGCAAAATGATGATGTGGTATTTCCTGCTGTCTGACGCCTTTACTTTCGGTGCATTGCTGATAACCTATGGAGCAATCCGGTTTAGTCATACAGACTGGCCAGATCCCAATGAAGTTTTTTCGGCATTCCCCTTCATGGGGCATACCTACCTGCCTCTGATGTTTGTGAGTTTTATGACATTCACCCTCATTATGAGCAGCGTAACCATGGTGCGTGCCGTACAGGAAGGTGCGCGCATGAATCGTAAGGGTGTGTTGCTCTGGCTGGGCTTGACCATACTAGGGGGGCTTACCTTCTTAGGAAGCCAGGCTTGGGAATGGACACACCTCATACACGGAGGTATGACCCTGACCACTCCCTGGACGGGTACCTATCATTCTACCGGTGAAACCTATACCGCGCCTCTGGTTTTTGGTCATTTGTTTTTTACCATTACAGGATTCCACGGCTTTCACGTTACCACGGGGGTATTGTTGAATATTATTGTTTTTATTCAGGCATGGATGGGGGTATTTGACCGCAGAGGACATTATGAGATGGTAGAAAAGGTCGGGCTCTATTGGCACTTTGTGGATTTGGTTTGGGTATTTGTGTTTTTGTGTTTTTACCTGCTTTAA